The Rhinopithecus roxellana isolate Shanxi Qingling chromosome 13, ASM756505v1, whole genome shotgun sequence genome contains a region encoding:
- the OSM gene encoding oncostatin-M isoform X1, translating to MGVPLTRRTLLSLVLALLFPSMASMAAMGSCSKEYRMLLGQLQKQTDLMQDTSRLLDPYIRIQGLDIPKLREHCRESPGAFPSEETLRGLGRRGFLQTLNATLGCVLHRLADLEQHLPKAQDLERSGLNIEDLEKLQMARPNVLGLRNNIYCMAQLLDNSDMTEPTKAGRGASQPPTPTPTSDVFQRKLEGCRFLRGYHRFMHSVGRVFSKWGESPNRSRRHSPHQALRKGVRRTRPSRKGNRLMPRGQLPR from the exons ATGGGGGTACCGCTCACACGGAGGACGCTACTCA GTCTGGTCCTTGCACTCCTGTTTCCAAGCATGGCAAGCATGGCGGCTATGGGCAGCTGCTCGAAAGAGTACCGCATGCTCCTTGGCCAGCTCCAGAAGCAGACAGATCTCATGCAGGACACCAGCAGGCTCCTGGACCCCTAT ATACGTATCCAAGGCCTGGATATTCCTAAACTGAGAGAGCACTGCAGGGAGAGCCCTGGGGCCTTCCCCAGTGAGGAGACCCTAAGGGGGCTGGGCAGGCGGGGCTTCCTACAGACGCTCAATGCCACACTGGGCTGCGTTCTGCACAGACTGGCCGACTTAGAGCAGCATCTCCCCAAGGCCCAGGACTTGGAGAGGTCTGGGCTGAACATAGAGGACTTGGAGAAGCTGCAGATGGCGAGGCCGAATGTCCTCGGGCTCAGGAACAACATCTATTGCATGGCCCAGCTGCTGGACAACTCAGACATGACTGAGCCCACAAAGGCCGGCCGGGGGGCCTCTCAgccgcccacccccacccctacctcGGATGTTTTTCAGCGAAAGCTGGAGGGCTGCAGGTTCCTGCGTGGCTACCATCGCTTCATGCACTCAGTGGGGCGGGTCTTCAGCAAGTGGGGGGAGAGCCCGAACCGGAGCCGGAGACACAGTCCCCACCAGGCCCTGCGGAAGGGGGTGCGCAGGACGAGACCCTCCAGGAAAGGCAATAGACTCATGCCCAGGGGACAGCTGCCCCGGTAG
- the OSM gene encoding oncostatin-M isoform X2 translates to MASMAAMGSCSKEYRMLLGQLQKQTDLMQDTSRLLDPYIRIQGLDIPKLREHCRESPGAFPSEETLRGLGRRGFLQTLNATLGCVLHRLADLEQHLPKAQDLERSGLNIEDLEKLQMARPNVLGLRNNIYCMAQLLDNSDMTEPTKAGRGASQPPTPTPTSDVFQRKLEGCRFLRGYHRFMHSVGRVFSKWGESPNRSRRHSPHQALRKGVRRTRPSRKGNRLMPRGQLPR, encoded by the exons ATGGCAAGCATGGCGGCTATGGGCAGCTGCTCGAAAGAGTACCGCATGCTCCTTGGCCAGCTCCAGAAGCAGACAGATCTCATGCAGGACACCAGCAGGCTCCTGGACCCCTAT ATACGTATCCAAGGCCTGGATATTCCTAAACTGAGAGAGCACTGCAGGGAGAGCCCTGGGGCCTTCCCCAGTGAGGAGACCCTAAGGGGGCTGGGCAGGCGGGGCTTCCTACAGACGCTCAATGCCACACTGGGCTGCGTTCTGCACAGACTGGCCGACTTAGAGCAGCATCTCCCCAAGGCCCAGGACTTGGAGAGGTCTGGGCTGAACATAGAGGACTTGGAGAAGCTGCAGATGGCGAGGCCGAATGTCCTCGGGCTCAGGAACAACATCTATTGCATGGCCCAGCTGCTGGACAACTCAGACATGACTGAGCCCACAAAGGCCGGCCGGGGGGCCTCTCAgccgcccacccccacccctacctcGGATGTTTTTCAGCGAAAGCTGGAGGGCTGCAGGTTCCTGCGTGGCTACCATCGCTTCATGCACTCAGTGGGGCGGGTCTTCAGCAAGTGGGGGGAGAGCCCGAACCGGAGCCGGAGACACAGTCCCCACCAGGCCCTGCGGAAGGGGGTGCGCAGGACGAGACCCTCCAGGAAAGGCAATAGACTCATGCCCAGGGGACAGCTGCCCCGGTAG